From the genome of Sulfitobacter sp. DSM 110093, one region includes:
- a CDS encoding aldehyde dehydrogenase family protein: protein MIEKRDFYIDGKWVAPLEGSEHEVINPSTEEPCTVISLGGPKDVDAAVAAAKAALPGWMATAPEERIALMEKLAEVYKSRTEDMAQAISTEMGAPIEMARSSQWGAGYSHLKNFIKAAKDFKFVKPLGDHAPNDRIIHEAVGVVAMITPWNWPMNQVMLKVGAAVAAGCTMVLKPSEESPLSAVIFAEMMDEAGFPAGVFNLVNGDGATVGTALTGHEDVDMVSFTGSTRAGIAISKNAADTLKKVHLELGGKGANLVFADADDKAVKRGVLHMMNNTGQSCNAPSRMIVEASAYDQAVETAAEVANKVEVGPASEEGRHIGPVVNEAQWGKIQDLIQKGIDEGARLVAGGTGRPEHLNRGFYVKPTVFADVTSDMTIAREEIFGPVLAIMKFEDEDQAIEMANDTVYGLTNYVQSSDGARRNRLAAKLRSGMVEMNGESRGAGAPFGGMKRSGNGREGGVWGIEDFCEVKAVSGWSND, encoded by the coding sequence ATGATCGAAAAACGTGATTTCTATATCGACGGCAAATGGGTCGCCCCGCTTGAGGGCAGTGAACATGAGGTCATCAACCCTTCGACCGAAGAACCCTGCACCGTGATCTCGCTCGGCGGGCCAAAGGATGTGGACGCCGCCGTGGCAGCGGCCAAGGCCGCCCTGCCCGGTTGGATGGCCACCGCCCCCGAAGAGCGTATCGCGCTGATGGAGAAACTGGCCGAGGTCTATAAATCCCGGACCGAAGACATGGCCCAAGCGATCAGCACCGAGATGGGCGCGCCCATCGAAATGGCGCGCAGCTCGCAATGGGGCGCAGGTTACAGCCACCTAAAGAACTTCATCAAAGCGGCAAAAGACTTCAAATTCGTGAAGCCTTTGGGCGATCACGCGCCGAACGACCGGATCATCCATGAGGCGGTTGGCGTTGTGGCGATGATCACGCCGTGGAACTGGCCGATGAACCAAGTGATGCTGAAAGTGGGCGCTGCTGTCGCCGCTGGCTGCACCATGGTGCTGAAACCTTCTGAGGAAAGCCCGCTGAGCGCGGTGATCTTTGCCGAGATGATGGATGAGGCAGGCTTCCCCGCCGGTGTCTTCAACCTTGTGAACGGCGACGGCGCGACCGTGGGCACCGCCCTGACCGGCCATGAAGACGTGGATATGGTCAGCTTCACCGGCTCCACCCGCGCCGGTATCGCGATTTCCAAGAACGCGGCGGATACGCTGAAAAAGGTCCATTTGGAGCTTGGTGGCAAAGGCGCGAACCTTGTTTTTGCCGATGCGGACGACAAGGCCGTGAAACGCGGCGTGCTGCATATGATGAACAACACCGGCCAAAGCTGTAACGCACCAAGCCGGATGATCGTCGAAGCCAGCGCCTATGACCAAGCGGTCGAGACCGCCGCCGAAGTCGCCAATAAGGTCGAAGTCGGCCCCGCCAGCGAAGAGGGTCGCCACATCGGCCCGGTCGTGAACGAAGCGCAATGGGGCAAGATCCAAGACCTGATCCAAAAGGGCATCGACGAAGGCGCGCGGCTGGTGGCCGGTGGCACCGGACGGCCTGAGCATCTGAACCGCGGTTTCTATGTCAAACCCACGGTTTTTGCCGATGTGACGTCCGACATGACCATCGCCCGCGAGGAAATCTTTGGCCCCGTCTTGGCGATCATGAAGTTCGAGGACGAAGATCAGGCGATCGAGATGGCCAATGACACGGTCTATGGCCTCACCAACTACGTCCAGTCCAGCGATGGCGCGCGGCGCAACCGTCTGGCGGCCAAGCTGCGGTCGGGCATGGTTGAGATGAATGGCGAAAGCCGTGGCGCGGGCGCGCCCTTTGGCGGCATGAAACGCTCGGGCAACGGGCGCGAAGGCGGCGTCTGGGGGATCGAGGACTTCTGCGAAGTCAAAGCCGTTTCGGGCTGGTCCAACGACTGA
- a CDS encoding ATP-binding protein: protein MKATNLASVNLEKGGDIAALRQIAMTLTEAMRFTSFERTRTVTAAVELGRNAIEHGQKGRARFSLTDLNGRPALGLTVIDQGRGIEEEKLDPSRDIVSATGMGLGLRGVQRIAARFDVDTGQEGTRIHAEFLLPEPQGAVEQIKADAMAALEAYNAKDPTAALTEQNRELSEGIADRDLLMQELHHRTGNNLALIVALIRMSKTQAKEDETRQVLRELETRVGSLSKAHELMQRSTDSTDLDLADMLDEVAKNAERAFTGERQSIAIKLICPSLKMDNKLAVDIGLIVGELITNAYKHAFKGRDKGVITIEVTQEDDEGLTLKVYDDGVGLPEDAKRPERSDSLGWRMIRTLTFQHEATLKVEGQDGLCVEISFPAQD, encoded by the coding sequence ATGAAAGCCACCAACCTCGCCTCGGTGAACCTTGAAAAAGGCGGTGATATCGCCGCGCTGCGCCAGATCGCGATGACCTTGACGGAAGCCATGCGCTTTACCTCCTTCGAGCGGACGCGCACCGTGACCGCCGCCGTGGAACTGGGCCGCAATGCGATTGAACATGGTCAGAAAGGCCGGGCGCGGTTCTCGCTGACTGATTTGAACGGCAGGCCCGCCCTTGGGCTGACGGTGATCGATCAAGGCCGCGGTATCGAAGAAGAAAAGCTTGATCCGTCGCGCGATATCGTTTCGGCAACCGGCATGGGGCTGGGCCTGCGCGGGGTGCAGCGTATCGCGGCGCGGTTTGATGTGGACACCGGCCAAGAAGGCACGCGCATCCATGCGGAGTTTCTGTTGCCGGAACCGCAAGGAGCTGTAGAGCAGATCAAAGCCGACGCCATGGCAGCGCTGGAGGCCTATAATGCCAAAGACCCGACCGCCGCACTGACCGAACAGAACCGCGAGTTGAGCGAAGGCATCGCCGACCGTGACCTCTTGATGCAGGAATTGCACCACCGCACGGGCAACAACCTTGCCCTGATCGTGGCGCTGATCCGGATGAGCAAGACCCAAGCCAAAGAGGATGAGACGCGCCAAGTGTTGCGCGAGTTGGAGACCCGCGTGGGTTCGCTCTCTAAGGCGCATGAGCTGATGCAACGCTCGACCGACAGCACCGACCTTGATCTGGCGGATATGCTGGATGAAGTCGCGAAAAACGCCGAACGCGCCTTTACCGGGGAGCGTCAGAGCATCGCCATCAAGCTGATTTGCCCCAGCCTCAAGATGGACAACAAACTGGCCGTCGACATCGGGCTGATCGTGGGCGAGTTGATTACCAACGCCTATAAACACGCTTTCAAAGGGCGCGACAAAGGGGTGATCACCATTGAGGTCACCCAAGAGGACGACGAAGGTCTGACGCTCAAGGTTTATGACGACGGAGTTGGCCTGCCTGAGGACGCCAAACGGCCCGAGCGGTCGGATTCACTCGGCTGGCGAATGATCCGCACGCTGACGTTCCAGCATGAAGCGACGCTGAAGGTCGAAGGCCAAGACGGGCTTTGCGTTGAGATCAGTTTCCCGGCGCAGGATTAA
- a CDS encoding ATP-binding protein — protein MKQWVEVQDQSAIAVVRRAARSLATRHDWPKLRIDELAIVATEATTNILRYAEQGRVLINAPAEGKGDEIVMIFTDRGPGISDMDHMFQDGMSSGDSAGLGLGAIRRLSSGFDIFSGPEVGTTIVCSFAKDAPRPTYGVEAVGLRVCHPNEDECGDDYLLRQTPKATDILLCDGLGHGTDAAAASLEVTEAVLHSRSFNSEPGAVMHEVTEQLIGKRGAVGALVHIAQPQMVLHYAALGNIATLRVRDGEIKRLPVRDGRIGARATRGYEETFDLEPGDLLILHSDGLKTLRDGYLPQGLLWKSPLLIAGYLLDRAFRGRDDASIVVIRIARSAD, from the coding sequence ATGAAACAATGGGTCGAAGTACAGGACCAAAGCGCCATCGCCGTGGTCCGCCGCGCGGCGCGCAGTCTGGCCACACGGCATGATTGGCCCAAGCTGCGGATTGATGAGCTGGCGATCGTCGCCACCGAGGCCACGACCAACATTCTGCGCTATGCAGAACAGGGCCGTGTTTTGATCAACGCCCCCGCCGAGGGCAAGGGCGACGAGATCGTGATGATCTTTACCGACCGTGGTCCCGGCATCAGCGACATGGATCACATGTTCCAAGATGGCATGAGCAGCGGCGATTCCGCCGGGCTGGGCCTTGGCGCGATCCGGCGCCTGTCGAGCGGTTTCGACATTTTCAGCGGCCCTGAGGTTGGCACCACCATCGTTTGCAGCTTTGCCAAAGACGCCCCCCGCCCGACCTATGGCGTCGAAGCTGTGGGGCTTCGGGTTTGCCATCCAAATGAGGATGAATGCGGCGACGATTATCTGCTGCGCCAAACGCCCAAGGCCACGGATATTCTGCTGTGTGACGGGTTGGGCCACGGAACCGACGCAGCGGCGGCATCGCTTGAGGTGACCGAGGCCGTGTTGCATTCGCGCAGCTTCAACAGCGAACCCGGTGCCGTGATGCATGAGGTGACTGAACAGTTGATCGGCAAGCGCGGCGCGGTCGGGGCCTTGGTGCATATTGCGCAACCGCAGATGGTGCTGCACTATGCCGCTTTGGGCAATATCGCGACCCTGCGGGTCCGCGACGGAGAGATCAAACGCCTGCCCGTTCGAGATGGGCGGATCGGCGCACGCGCGACCCGTGGCTATGAAGAAACCTTTGACCTTGAACCGGGGGATCTGCTGATCTTGCACAGTGACGGCTTGAAAACTCTGCGCGACGGATACCTCCCACAGGGTCTGCTATGGAAATCCCCGCTTTTGATCGCGGGCTACCTGCTTGACCGGGCATTTCGCGGGCGCGATGACGCCTCGATCGTGGTCATACGCATTGCACGGAGCGCGGACTGA
- a CDS encoding ATP-binding protein — MPLPSYAAFDEKDLGAQVLLSQYKLRTSGDAVTVRQAVARYMKEHGATALSVTRFATAVSEIARNAIVHAGGGEFSIYVDPRRKQLTVVCWDKGPGIEDIELALTDGYTSGGGLGRGLGGAKRLAKIFEIRTAIGGGTSVLMSVNL, encoded by the coding sequence ATGCCCTTACCCAGCTACGCCGCGTTTGACGAAAAGGACCTTGGGGCGCAGGTCCTTCTCTCTCAGTACAAGTTAAGGACCAGCGGCGACGCGGTAACGGTGCGCCAAGCCGTGGCGCGCTATATGAAAGAACACGGCGCCACGGCGCTGAGTGTGACACGCTTTGCCACCGCAGTCAGTGAAATCGCGCGCAATGCGATTGTTCATGCTGGCGGTGGCGAATTTTCCATCTATGTCGATCCGAGACGCAAACAGCTAACCGTGGTTTGTTGGGACAAGGGTCCGGGGATCGAAGACATAGAATTGGCACTGACTGACGGCTATACTTCGGGCGGCGGACTTGGCCGGGGCTTGGGGGGCGCAAAACGGCTTGCCAAGATATTTGAAATCCGCACCGCCATTGGCGGGGGCACCAGCGTGTTGATGAGTGTAAACCTATGA
- a CDS encoding STAS domain-containing protein — MAGVTSINLVEHALLVSIQDDITDTEILELQDRLSNKISENRIDGVILDISALEIVDTFVGRVIAQLAGISRLLAADTYVVGMRPTVAVTLVELGMYLPEIRTALSLTHALTQLRRV, encoded by the coding sequence GTGGCCGGTGTCACGTCGATAAATCTGGTCGAACATGCGCTCCTCGTGTCGATACAGGATGACATCACGGACACCGAGATCTTGGAGCTTCAAGATCGGTTGTCGAATAAAATATCCGAGAACCGCATCGACGGGGTGATCCTTGATATCTCGGCGCTTGAGATTGTCGACACCTTCGTGGGCCGTGTGATCGCTCAGTTAGCGGGGATATCCCGCCTGCTGGCGGCGGATACCTATGTTGTCGGCATGCGCCCCACTGTGGCGGTCACGTTGGTCGAGCTTGGCATGTACCTGCCAGAAATCCGCACCGCGTTAAGCCTGACCCATGCCCTTACCCAGCTACGCCGCGTTTGA
- a CDS encoding STAS domain-containing protein — MPQSATANILTVLDTDFKGIIEEWLGTQVKEGVKRSDLFSDAESRNQNRELLKAFSKGVRDGVTGEDFDFDDNQWDDLRAVLADVSRERVNRGVTPTEMATFVLALKTPLFKRLETMLAGDHGVLIRDVMLVTRLVDAFATYTNEIFILEREQIIDRQRQEMLELSTPVVELWDRVLTLPLIGTLDSARAQEVMENLLQTILERQAEVVIMDITGVGTVDTQVAQHLLRAAAAVRLMGAECIISGISPMIAQTMVQLGIDVGTVSTRSSIRTALSDALLTVGYVIKKTEGQ, encoded by the coding sequence ATGCCGCAATCTGCTACGGCGAATATACTGACTGTTCTCGACACCGATTTTAAAGGGATCATCGAGGAATGGCTGGGAACGCAGGTCAAAGAAGGCGTAAAGCGTTCTGACCTCTTTTCTGATGCCGAAAGCCGGAACCAGAACCGCGAATTGCTCAAGGCGTTCTCCAAGGGCGTGCGCGATGGCGTCACGGGCGAAGATTTCGACTTTGACGACAACCAGTGGGATGATCTGCGCGCCGTTCTGGCCGATGTAAGCCGTGAGCGGGTCAACCGGGGCGTGACCCCGACCGAAATGGCGACATTTGTGCTGGCGCTGAAGACCCCGCTGTTCAAGCGTCTGGAAACGATGCTGGCTGGCGATCACGGTGTGCTGATCCGCGATGTCATGCTGGTGACCCGCTTGGTCGATGCCTTTGCCACCTACACCAACGAGATTTTTATTCTTGAGCGTGAGCAGATCATAGATCGCCAACGCCAAGAGATGCTGGAACTGTCGACCCCTGTGGTCGAGCTTTGGGACCGTGTTTTGACACTGCCATTGATTGGCACGTTGGATTCCGCCCGCGCCCAAGAGGTGATGGAGAATCTGCTTCAGACCATTCTGGAGCGTCAGGCCGAAGTGGTCATCATGGACATCACCGGCGTCGGCACCGTCGACACGCAGGTGGCACAACACCTGCTCCGCGCCGCTGCTGCCGTGCGTTTGATGGGGGCCGAGTGTATTATCAGCGGCATCAGCCCGATGATCGCGCAGACAATGGTGCAGCTTGGCATCGATGTGGGCACCGTTTCCACCCGGTCCAGCATCCGCACCGCCCTGTCGGACGCGCTGCTGACCGTCGGCTATGTGATCAAGAAAACCGAGGGCCAATAA
- a CDS encoding ATP-binding cassette domain-containing protein yields MTDDIKICVRNLYKIFGDDPQGALEKVRGGMSKADLQAETGHVLGLNNINVDMPAGKTTVIMGLSGSGKSTLIRHLNRLIDPTSGEVIMNGENILDYNERRLREMRKHEMSMVFQKFALLPHRTVLENAGLSWEIEGKNRSKYAAEATKWLNRVGLEGQGEQYPAQLSGGMQQRVGIARALTSNSDVMLMDEAFSALDPLIRTDMQDLLIELQEELHKTVIFITHDLDEALKLADHLVILKDGFIVQQGEPQHILLNPNDPYIEAFVSDINRARVLRVRSVMEKTEVPPADVAGEVDFDDTLESIIAVSGGDTTNNYRVMREGRQVGVLHMRDLVRALVPRHPGETAE; encoded by the coding sequence ATGACAGACGATATCAAAATCTGCGTTCGCAACCTCTATAAGATCTTTGGAGATGACCCACAGGGCGCGCTGGAGAAGGTGCGCGGCGGCATGAGCAAGGCCGACCTTCAGGCCGAGACCGGCCATGTGCTGGGCCTCAACAACATCAACGTGGACATGCCTGCGGGCAAGACCACGGTGATTATGGGCCTGTCTGGGTCAGGTAAATCGACCCTGATCCGGCACCTTAACCGGCTCATTGACCCCACCTCGGGCGAAGTGATCATGAACGGCGAGAACATCCTCGACTACAACGAGCGGCGACTGCGTGAGATGCGCAAGCACGAGATGTCGATGGTGTTCCAAAAGTTCGCTCTGTTGCCGCATCGGACCGTGTTGGAGAACGCCGGGCTGAGCTGGGAGATCGAAGGCAAGAACCGCAGCAAATACGCGGCCGAGGCCACCAAATGGCTGAACCGCGTCGGGCTAGAGGGCCAAGGAGAGCAGTACCCTGCGCAGCTATCTGGCGGGATGCAGCAGCGGGTCGGCATCGCCCGCGCGCTCACGTCGAATTCTGACGTGATGCTGATGGACGAGGCGTTCTCGGCGCTCGACCCGCTGATCCGGACCGACATGCAGGATCTGCTGATCGAGTTGCAAGAAGAACTGCACAAGACCGTGATCTTCATCACCCACGATCTGGATGAGGCGCTGAAACTGGCGGACCATCTGGTGATCTTGAAGGACGGGTTCATCGTGCAGCAAGGCGAGCCGCAGCATATCCTGCTGAACCCCAACGATCCCTATATCGAAGCCTTCGTCAGCGACATCAACCGCGCGCGGGTGCTGCGCGTCCGCTCGGTCATGGAGAAGACCGAGGTGCCGCCTGCGGATGTGGCCGGTGAGGTCGATTTCGACGACACGCTGGAAAGCATCATCGCGGTTTCAGGCGGGGATACGACCAACAACTACCGCGTCATGCGCGAGGGCCGTCAGGTCGGCGTCCTGCATATGCGCGATCTGGTTCGCGCGCTGGTGCCCCGCCACCCCGGCGAAACGGCAGAGTAA
- a CDS encoding ABC transporter permease subunit has translation MATYDNFFDTLGLRGWCGDDQGGGLSSMADLMGQAGGDTDTTLWDMPFPSLDALHDSCDAIPQSRDLTQGLEQGFLSIKDSLKVIVDPLTQPLSWALENALWIMQAVPWFIMIPLLMVITYAVGRSLKLVGLVALVFGFLAFIDFYEHTMQTLAIIFVCAFICVLLGVPIGIAMSRSDRVQRTMIPILDMLQTLPPFVYLIPLIFLFSVTEPKLYGIAIILYAIVPVVRLTDLGIRLVDQDVIEAADAFGMTNRQKLYKVQIPLALPNIMAGVNQTIMMSLAMVVIASLVSAPGLGVLVLRGIRSLELGVGLLSGLGIVLLAIILDRVTKAALARINASQK, from the coding sequence ATGGCAACTTACGACAATTTCTTTGACACGCTCGGCCTGCGCGGCTGGTGTGGCGACGACCAAGGCGGTGGGCTTAGCTCCATGGCCGATCTCATGGGGCAAGCGGGCGGCGATACCGACACGACGCTCTGGGACATGCCCTTTCCCTCGCTCGATGCGCTGCACGACAGCTGTGATGCGATCCCGCAGTCACGCGATCTGACCCAAGGGTTAGAGCAAGGGTTTCTTTCGATCAAGGACAGCCTGAAAGTGATCGTGGACCCGCTGACCCAACCGCTAAGCTGGGCTTTGGAGAATGCGCTGTGGATCATGCAGGCAGTGCCGTGGTTCATTATGATCCCGTTGTTGATGGTCATCACCTATGCCGTTGGCCGCTCGCTCAAACTGGTTGGTTTGGTCGCTCTGGTTTTCGGCTTTTTGGCGTTCATCGACTTTTACGAACACACGATGCAGACGCTGGCGATCATTTTTGTTTGCGCCTTTATATGTGTGCTTTTGGGCGTACCCATTGGCATCGCAATGTCGCGCAGTGACCGGGTGCAGCGCACGATGATTCCGATCTTGGACATGCTGCAAACCCTGCCGCCCTTTGTCTATCTGATCCCGCTGATCTTCCTGTTCTCGGTGACCGAGCCGAAGCTCTACGGCATCGCCATCATCCTTTACGCCATCGTGCCAGTGGTGCGCCTGACCGACCTTGGCATTCGCCTTGTCGATCAAGACGTGATCGAGGCCGCAGATGCCTTTGGCATGACCAACCGTCAAAAGCTCTACAAGGTGCAGATCCCGCTGGCGCTGCCCAACATCATGGCCGGTGTGAACCAGACCATCATGATGAGCCTTGCCATGGTCGTCATCGCCTCGCTCGTTTCGGCCCCCGGTCTGGGTGTGCTGGTGCTGCGCGGTATCCGAAGCCTTGAGTTGGGTGTCGGTCTTCTGTCGGGTCTGGGGATCGTCCTTTTGGCGATCATCCTTGACCGGGTCACCAAAGCCGCGCTTGCGCGGATCAATGCATCGCAGAAGTGA
- a CDS encoding ABC transporter substrate-binding protein produces the protein MKRFLLGTAFAVATPMAAAAQDCGEVSIAEMNWASAQIVTAVTEFLLVQGYSCDVTVVPSDTTPAVTSLSENNEPDIVPELWPNSAGDAYKKLKADGKIVELTSVLDPGGVEGWWIPTYLAEEHPELKTIEGILENPELVGGMFNNCPDGWGCRVVSDNLARAYDLEGNGIEVFNHGSGETMVTSMASAYESQEPWFGYYWAPTTPLGKYDMTSVDLGEYDEAAHNANQNADNPEPKASAFPTAPVLTVMTKDFHDANPEIAEFIGNVTFKTDSMSQLLAWQGENNASNEEAAVYFLQNNKDVWADWLSEDARGNLSKLLEQ, from the coding sequence ATGAAACGCTTTTTGCTTGGCACGGCTTTTGCTGTTGCAACCCCCATGGCTGCCGCCGCTCAGGATTGCGGCGAAGTCTCGATCGCGGAAATGAACTGGGCTTCGGCGCAGATCGTCACTGCCGTGACTGAATTTCTGCTGGTCCAAGGCTATTCCTGCGATGTGACCGTTGTCCCGTCCGACACCACGCCTGCCGTGACATCGCTGTCGGAAAACAACGAACCGGACATCGTGCCCGAACTGTGGCCAAACTCCGCCGGTGACGCCTACAAGAAGCTGAAAGCGGACGGCAAGATCGTCGAGTTGACCTCTGTCCTCGATCCCGGCGGCGTCGAAGGCTGGTGGATCCCCACCTATCTGGCCGAAGAACACCCCGAGCTTAAGACCATCGAAGGCATTCTGGAAAATCCCGAACTGGTCGGCGGCATGTTCAACAACTGCCCCGATGGCTGGGGCTGCCGCGTGGTGAGCGACAATCTCGCACGCGCCTATGACCTCGAAGGTAACGGCATCGAAGTGTTCAACCACGGCTCAGGCGAGACGATGGTGACCTCGATGGCGTCGGCCTACGAGAGCCAAGAGCCTTGGTTCGGCTACTACTGGGCGCCGACCACCCCGCTTGGCAAATACGACATGACCAGCGTCGATCTGGGTGAATATGACGAAGCTGCGCATAACGCCAACCAAAACGCCGACAACCCAGAGCCCAAGGCATCGGCCTTCCCAACGGCGCCGGTGCTGACCGTCATGACCAAAGATTTCCATGACGCGAACCCCGAAATCGCGGAATTCATCGGCAATGTGACCTTCAAAACAGACTCGATGAGCCAACTGCTGGCTTGGCAGGGTGAGAACAACGCCTCCAACGAGGAAGCGGCTGTTTACTTCTTGCAAAACAACAAGGACGTCTGGGCCGATTGGCTGAGCGAAGACGCCCGTGGCAACCTGTCCAAGCTGCTTGAGCAGTAA
- a CDS encoding DUF1127 domain-containing protein: protein MHFRLLKNTNQIAGMPGNAFAGSAMPHAGAPEGLALAAMLRRALRDTARRWERNRTLSTLNAMDDRLLQDIGLNRKEIPQHIRDMESFSRR, encoded by the coding sequence ATGCATTTCCGCCTGCTGAAAAACACCAACCAAATCGCCGGAATGCCCGGAAACGCCTTTGCCGGAAGCGCAATGCCCCATGCTGGTGCGCCTGAAGGTCTGGCACTTGCCGCCATGCTGCGCCGTGCGCTGCGCGACACCGCGCGCCGTTGGGAGCGTAACCGCACCCTTTCGACCTTGAACGCCATGGACGACCGTCTACTGCAAGATATCGGCCTCAACCGCAAAGAGATCCCGCAGCATATTCGCGACATGGAAAGTTTTTCCCGCCGCTGA